The following are encoded together in the Dickeya lacustris genome:
- a CDS encoding YceH family protein — MKYQFTPPEARIIGCLLEKQVTTPDQYPMSLNGLTSACNQKTNREPVMELGENDVQQTLDLLVKRHFLRTVSGFGNRVMKYEHRFCNSEFGDLKFSDAELALVTTLLLRGAQTPGELRTRAGRLYEFSDVAEVENVLQRLQQREDGPFVVRLAREPGKRESRFMHLFSGDVAQSDVDGGDALGGNPLSSSGEDLAARVAALELEVAELRAQLAALSAAPSGSFAQ; from the coding sequence ATGAAATACCAATTTACACCACCAGAGGCCCGTATTATTGGCTGTTTGCTGGAAAAGCAGGTGACAACGCCGGATCAATATCCGATGTCGCTGAATGGGTTGACCAGTGCCTGCAACCAGAAAACCAATCGCGAACCGGTGATGGAGCTGGGTGAAAATGATGTTCAGCAAACGCTTGATCTGCTGGTGAAGCGGCATTTTCTGCGCACCGTGAGCGGCTTTGGTAATCGGGTCATGAAATACGAACATCGTTTTTGTAATTCCGAATTTGGCGACCTGAAATTCTCGGATGCTGAACTGGCGCTCGTCACGACGCTCTTGTTGCGTGGTGCGCAAACGCCGGGAGAATTACGTACCCGCGCGGGGCGGTTGTATGAGTTTTCCGATGTGGCGGAAGTTGAAAACGTATTACAGCGCTTGCAACAGCGTGAGGATGGGCCTTTTGTGGTGCGCCTGGCGCGCGAGCCGGGCAAGCGTGAGAGCCGGTTTATGCATCTGTTCAGCGGTGATGTGGCGCAAAGCGATGTGGACGGTGGCGATGCGTTGGGTGGAAATCCGCTTTCGTCATCGGGGGAGGATTTGGCGGCGCGTGTTGCCGCGCTTGAGCTTGAGGTCGCCGAATTGCGGGCGCAGCTGGCGGCGTTATCGGCAGCACCCTCAGGGTCGTTTGCCCAATAA
- a CDS encoding VOC family protein, producing MTVLLPAVLPDALINDLSRFERELEQFSQLLELRLDLFDADHISLRCHQQQTAERWREALLACGELLSENTINGRPICLFTLHHPLKVGPWHIDCVELPWPGERYYPHEGWEHVELVLPGDPATLHPRALACLSDTALTTPGVKLKFSHPQGEGERLPNPTLAVTNGRLTIKFHPYRIQEIVASEQAQAE from the coding sequence ATGACCGTTTTATTACCGGCAGTGCTTCCCGACGCGTTAATCAATGATCTTTCCCGTTTTGAGCGTGAGCTTGAGCAATTTTCACAGCTGCTTGAGTTGAGGCTTGACCTGTTTGACGCTGACCATATTTCACTGCGTTGTCATCAGCAGCAAACCGCAGAGCGCTGGCGAGAGGCGCTATTGGCATGCGGTGAGCTGTTGTCTGAAAATACCATTAACGGGCGGCCGATTTGCCTGTTTACATTGCATCACCCCTTGAAGGTAGGGCCCTGGCATATTGATTGCGTAGAATTGCCGTGGCCGGGTGAGCGTTACTATCCGCATGAAGGATGGGAACATGTGGAATTGGTGCTACCGGGCGACCCGGCGACGTTGCACCCACGGGCATTGGCGTGTCTGTCGGATACGGCATTGACAACACCGGGAGTCAAACTGAAATTCAGTCATCCGCAAGGGGAAGGGGAGCGTTTACCCAACCCGACGCTGGCGGTGACGAATGGCCGATTAACCATCAAATTTCATCCCTATCGAATTCAGGAGATTGTCGCCAGTGAGCAGGCACAGGCAGAGTGA
- the mdtH gene encoding multidrug efflux MFS transporter MdtH gives MSLMTQARSLGKYFLLLDNMLVVLGFFVVFPLISIRFVDQMGWAALTVGIALGLRQFTQQGLGIFGGAIADRFGAKPMIVAGMLLRALGFVFMALATTPLVLILSCVLSALGGTLFEPPRNAIVIKLTRPHERSRFFSLLMMQDNAGAVIGALIGSALMQYNFAVVCWAGAAVFVLAALLNALLLPAYRISTTRTPIREGLLRVMRDRRFVVYVLTLTGYFMLGVQVLLMMPIMVNELAGSPSAVKWMYAIEASLSLLLLYPIARWSEKRYRLEQRLMFGLFIMTISLLPMGMMSSLSSLLMLIGLFYMGSIIAEPARETLGASLSDARARGSYMGFSRMGLALGGALGYSGGGWLFDTGKALGQPTLPWLMLSIIGILTLLALYWQFYLHRQTPEMLSEHG, from the coding sequence ATGTCATTAATGACACAGGCCCGCAGCCTGGGTAAATATTTTCTGCTGCTGGACAATATGCTGGTGGTATTAGGTTTTTTTGTCGTTTTTCCGCTCATTTCCATTCGCTTTGTTGATCAAATGGGCTGGGCAGCCCTCACCGTCGGGATTGCGCTGGGCCTGCGCCAATTTACCCAGCAAGGGTTGGGCATTTTTGGTGGCGCTATTGCTGACCGCTTTGGTGCAAAACCGATGATTGTTGCAGGTATGCTGCTTCGCGCGCTGGGCTTCGTGTTCATGGCCTTGGCAACGACACCACTGGTTTTGATACTGTCCTGTGTGCTTTCTGCGCTGGGTGGCACGCTGTTTGAGCCGCCGCGCAACGCAATTGTCATCAAACTGACGCGCCCGCATGAGCGCAGCCGCTTTTTTTCATTACTGATGATGCAAGATAACGCGGGCGCTGTGATTGGCGCACTGATCGGCAGCGCCTTGATGCAATATAACTTTGCCGTGGTGTGCTGGGCCGGTGCCGCCGTTTTCGTTCTGGCGGCGTTACTCAATGCCCTGTTGCTGCCCGCTTATCGCATCTCTACCACCCGCACACCGATTCGGGAGGGGTTGCTGCGCGTCATGCGCGATCGCCGTTTCGTGGTCTATGTGCTGACGCTGACCGGCTATTTCATGTTGGGCGTTCAGGTCTTGCTGATGATGCCGATTATGGTCAACGAACTGGCCGGTAGCCCGTCTGCCGTCAAGTGGATGTATGCGATTGAAGCGTCACTCTCGCTACTGCTGCTGTACCCGATAGCCCGCTGGAGTGAAAAACGCTACCGCCTGGAGCAAAGGCTGATGTTTGGCTTATTTATCATGACCATCAGCTTGCTGCCCATGGGGATGATGAGCAGTTTATCCTCACTGCTGATGCTGATTGGCTTGTTCTACATGGGGTCTATCATCGCGGAACCGGCGCGCGAAACGCTGGGCGCGTCGCTTTCGGACGCACGGGCACGCGGCAGCTATATGGGTTTTAGCCGTATGGGGTTGGCATTGGGCGGCGCGCTTGGCTACAGCGGCGGCGGCTGGTTGTTCGATACCGGAAAAGCGCTAGGTCAACCCACGCTGCCTTGGCTGATGCTCAGTATCATTGGCATCTTGACGTTACTGGCGCTGTATTGGCAGTTTTACCTGCACCGCCAAACGCCTGAGATGTTAAGCGAGCACGGATAA
- a CDS encoding amidohydrolase family protein: MLTLPHFQFIHTLMGAERILYSIDYPYQSLDGVRAFIDSLPISEADKALIAHGNAERLLGL, encoded by the coding sequence ATGCTGACCCTACCGCATTTTCAGTTTATCCACACGCTGATGGGGGCGGAACGGATTCTGTACTCTATCGACTACCCATATCAGAGTCTGGATGGGGTGCGGGCTTTCATCGATAGCCTCCCCATCAGTGAGGCCGATAAAGCGCTGATCGCTCACGGTAATGCCGAGCGGCTATTGGGTCTGTGA
- the murJ gene encoding murein biosynthesis integral membrane protein MurJ has translation MNLLKSLAAVSSMTLLSRVLGFMRDAIVARVFGAGMATDAFFVAFKLPNLLRRIFAEGAFSQAFVPILAEYKNQQGEEATRTFLAYVSGMLTLVLALVTLSGMVAAPWVIMVTAPGFASTPERFELTSALLRITFPYILLISLTSMAGSVLNTWNRFSVPAFAPTLLNISMIGFALLGARWFNPPVMALGWAVVVGGILQLGYQLPHLKKIGMLVLPRIRFRDPSVSRVMKLMAPAILGVSVSQISLIINTIFASFLSQGAVSWMYYADRLMEFPSGVLGVALGTILLPSLSKSVASGNTQEYSRLLDWGLRLCFLLALPATVALGLLAKPLTVALFQYGKFSAFDALMTQRALVAYSVGLMGLILVKVLVPGFYARQDIKTPVKIAMVTLTLTQLMNLLFIGPLQHAGLALSIGLASCINAALLFWQLRRQQLFVPQSGWSGFLVKLTVAVLVMVLVLIALCQWMPDWDVGNMTMRLLRLAVVVVAGAGSYFAVLALFGFRAKDFSRRSI, from the coding sequence ATGAACCTACTGAAATCACTGGCTGCTGTCAGTTCTATGACCTTGCTTTCTCGTGTGCTGGGGTTTATGCGTGATGCGATTGTGGCGCGCGTATTTGGTGCAGGTATGGCAACGGATGCCTTTTTTGTCGCATTTAAACTGCCTAATTTACTGCGCCGTATTTTTGCCGAAGGCGCATTCTCTCAGGCATTTGTTCCCATTCTCGCTGAGTATAAAAACCAGCAAGGTGAAGAGGCAACCCGTACCTTTCTGGCGTATGTTTCAGGGATGCTAACCCTGGTGCTGGCGCTGGTGACATTAAGCGGCATGGTGGCTGCACCCTGGGTCATTATGGTGACGGCACCGGGATTCGCCTCAACGCCGGAGCGCTTTGAACTGACTTCTGCGTTGTTGCGCATTACGTTCCCCTATATTTTGTTGATTTCGCTAACCTCAATGGCCGGGTCGGTACTGAACACCTGGAACCGCTTCTCCGTACCGGCGTTCGCACCGACGTTGCTGAATATCAGCATGATAGGCTTTGCCTTGTTGGGCGCTCGCTGGTTTAACCCGCCGGTGATGGCATTAGGCTGGGCGGTCGTCGTGGGCGGGATACTACAGCTGGGTTATCAACTGCCGCATTTAAAGAAAATCGGCATGCTGGTTTTGCCGCGTATCCGGTTTCGCGACCCCAGTGTCAGCCGGGTGATGAAGTTGATGGCTCCGGCGATCCTCGGCGTATCGGTCAGCCAAATCTCACTGATCATTAATACGATTTTTGCCTCGTTTCTCAGCCAGGGGGCGGTGTCGTGGATGTATTACGCCGACCGTTTGATGGAATTCCCGTCCGGCGTGTTGGGGGTGGCCTTAGGGACGATTCTGTTGCCATCGCTTTCAAAAAGCGTGGCTAGCGGGAATACGCAAGAGTATTCCCGCTTACTGGACTGGGGGCTGCGTTTGTGTTTTTTGTTGGCATTACCGGCAACTGTTGCGCTCGGTTTGCTGGCAAAACCGTTGACCGTCGCGTTGTTCCAGTATGGTAAATTTAGCGCGTTTGATGCGCTGATGACGCAGCGAGCGCTGGTGGCCTACTCTGTCGGGTTGATGGGGTTGATCTTGGTGAAAGTGCTGGTGCCGGGCTTTTATGCTCGTCAGGATATCAAGACGCCGGTGAAAATTGCCATGGTCACGCTGACATTAACGCAACTGATGAACCTGTTATTTATCGGCCCATTACAGCATGCTGGATTGGCATTATCGATAGGTCTGGCTTCTTGTATTAATGCGGCGCTGCTGTTTTGGCAACTGCGCCGTCAACAGCTGTTTGTCCCGCAATCCGGGTGGTCGGGCTTTTTGGTAAAACTCACGGTGGCGGTGCTGGTGATGGTACTCGTGCTGATAGCATTGTGTCAGTGGATGCCGGATTGGGATGTGGGCAATATGACGATGCGATTACTGCGTTTAGCGGTCGTGGTGGTGGCCGGGGCCGGTAGCTATTTTGCTGTGCTGGCGCTATTTGGCTTTCGCGCGAAAGATTTCTCTCGCCGCAGCATATAA
- the rimJ gene encoding ribosomal protein S5-alanine N-acetyltransferase encodes MFGYRSTTPRVCLTTDRMVVRLAHERDAWRLAEYYAENRDFLKPWEPVRDASHCYPSGWQARLSVITDMHKQGSAYYFLLLDQDENEVRGVANFSNVLRGSFHACYLGYSLGEKWQGQGLMYEALQSALRYMQRQQHMHRIMANYMPHNHRSGNLLARLGFEKEGYAKNYLLIDGKWQDHVLTALTNNEWTPMR; translated from the coding sequence ATGTTTGGCTATCGTTCAACGACACCCAGAGTCTGCCTGACGACAGACCGGATGGTGGTGCGTCTGGCACATGAACGCGATGCCTGGCGTCTGGCTGAGTACTATGCAGAGAACCGTGATTTTTTAAAACCCTGGGAGCCGGTGCGTGATGCCAGTCACTGTTATCCCTCCGGTTGGCAGGCACGGTTAAGTGTGATTACCGACATGCACAAACAGGGGAGCGCGTACTATTTTCTGCTGTTAGATCAGGATGAGAATGAGGTGCGCGGGGTGGCTAATTTCAGCAACGTGCTGCGAGGTTCATTCCATGCCTGTTATCTCGGTTATTCACTGGGTGAGAAATGGCAAGGCCAGGGGCTGATGTATGAGGCGTTACAGTCGGCGCTGCGTTATATGCAGCGTCAACAGCATATGCATCGCATTATGGCCAATTACATGCCGCACAATCACCGTAGCGGGAACCTGTTGGCACGCCTTGGCTTTGAAAAAGAGGGCTATGCCAAAAACTACCTGCTGATCGACGGTAAATGGCAAGATCATGTATTAACCGCGTTAACCAACAACGAATGGACGCCGATGCGCTAA
- a CDS encoding lipoprotein → MKAPVMAALVFFGIMLLGGCSRFTQYNLSEQDINQYLQQHNDYQKALGVQGVAEASITLTHISSQIGRSEPGKITLSGEANVEIHSLLGAQQATLRLTLKAQPVFDKTRGAIYLKEMTLVDYSVQPPSLQTVLQTLMPYLNQSLTSYFDQKPAYVLNPEHSNKEALAKKLAKGIDVKPGQLIILLTD, encoded by the coding sequence ATGAAAGCGCCCGTGATGGCGGCACTGGTATTTTTCGGCATCATGCTACTCGGGGGATGTAGCCGCTTCACACAATACAACCTGAGTGAACAAGACATTAATCAGTATCTGCAACAGCATAATGATTATCAGAAAGCGCTGGGCGTTCAGGGCGTGGCGGAGGCGAGCATCACGCTCACCCACATCTCAAGTCAGATTGGCCGCAGCGAGCCTGGCAAAATCACCCTCAGTGGCGAGGCAAATGTCGAGATTCATTCGTTGTTGGGCGCACAGCAGGCAACGCTCAGGCTCACCCTAAAAGCACAACCGGTTTTCGATAAAACGCGCGGCGCTATCTACCTCAAAGAGATGACGCTGGTGGACTACAGCGTCCAGCCACCGTCGCTGCAAACCGTGTTACAAACACTCATGCCATACCTTAATCAGTCGCTGACAAGCTATTTTGACCAAAAACCCGCTTATGTGCTTAACCCGGAACACAGCAATAAAGAAGCGCTGGCCAAAAAGCTGGCAAAAGGCATCGACGTCAAACCCGGTCAGTTAATCATTCTGTTAACGGATTAA
- a CDS encoding TorD/DmsD family molecular chaperone yields the protein MNEFSVVCRILGTLFNRPPHDPLLAPLLNLISQGKLAQQWPLAQDELMARWQHSVDVPAMQADYDALFGSDASVPARRADWLDEAPETEVRAFLQQRGMPLGEGAADRFGSLLLAASWLEDQASEDETAAQSALFDEYVLTWSDRFLGKLESHATTAFYRTLAIISREALEAMRDELAEADGHDDSADAI from the coding sequence ATGAATGAATTTTCCGTGGTGTGCCGCATTCTTGGCACCCTGTTTAATCGCCCACCACACGACCCCTTGCTGGCACCGCTGCTGAATCTGATTAGCCAGGGCAAGCTGGCGCAGCAGTGGCCGCTGGCACAGGATGAATTGATGGCGCGTTGGCAACATAGTGTGGATGTGCCCGCGATGCAGGCCGATTATGACGCTCTGTTTGGTTCTGATGCGTCAGTACCGGCGCGGCGAGCCGACTGGCTGGACGAGGCGCCGGAAACCGAGGTGCGCGCATTTTTACAACAGCGCGGTATGCCATTAGGCGAGGGGGCAGCCGATCGGTTCGGTTCGTTGCTGTTGGCGGCATCCTGGCTTGAAGATCAGGCTAGCGAAGATGAAACGGCGGCGCAGTCTGCCTTGTTTGATGAGTATGTCTTAACCTGGAGCGATCGTTTCCTCGGCAAACTGGAAAGCCATGCTACCACCGCTTTTTACCGCACCCTGGCGATAATTAGCCGTGAAGCGCTGGAGGCGATGCGTGATGAACTGGCTGAGGCCGATGGGCATGACGATAGCGCTGATGCGATATAA
- the grxB gene encoding glutaredoxin 2 codes for MKLFVYDHCPFCVKARMIFGLKHLPVALQVLSNEDEATPIAMVGQKMVPILQKEDGSYMPESLDIVHYIDALDGKPLLTGMTNPAIDAWIRRVYEYAPRLLLPRFARADFDEFATDAGRQYFINKKEGQFGRFDDLLAQSAELIRRLEADLQTLAPLIVSADACNGALSLDDIHLFALLRSLTIVADVTVPASIAAYCDTLSRQSQVNLLLEQAQ; via the coding sequence ATGAAACTGTTCGTTTATGACCACTGTCCTTTTTGTGTCAAAGCCCGCATGATTTTCGGCCTGAAACACCTTCCGGTGGCATTGCAGGTGCTCTCTAATGAGGATGAAGCCACGCCAATTGCCATGGTTGGGCAAAAAATGGTGCCTATCTTGCAAAAAGAAGATGGCAGCTACATGCCAGAAAGCCTGGATATTGTGCATTACATCGATGCGCTGGATGGCAAACCCCTCCTGACCGGCATGACCAACCCGGCGATTGATGCCTGGATTCGCCGCGTTTATGAATACGCGCCACGTTTATTGTTGCCGCGTTTTGCTCGCGCTGATTTTGACGAGTTCGCCACCGACGCTGGCCGTCAATACTTCATCAACAAAAAAGAGGGGCAATTTGGCCGCTTCGACGATCTTTTAGCGCAAAGCGCCGAGCTAATACGCCGACTTGAAGCCGATTTGCAGACGCTGGCCCCGCTGATCGTCTCCGCTGATGCGTGCAACGGCGCACTGTCGCTGGATGATATCCATCTGTTCGCCTTGCTGCGTTCACTGACCATTGTCGCTGACGTTACCGTACCGGCGTCGATTGCCGCCTATTGCGATACCCTTTCCCGGCAAAGTCAGGTCAATCTGCTGCTGGAACAGGCGCAATAA
- a CDS encoding Gfo/Idh/MocA family protein: protein MKTLNVGVVGLGDIARKAYLPVLSQAERWQLAGAWSPNQINAQAVCQAYRIPCFSSLMSLAAQCDALFVHSSTASHYEVVKTLLLAGKHVYVDKPLAQTLSQAEELVQLAGRQGLQLMVGFNRRFAPLYQQLKAACPQPASVRMDKHRIDQVGPHPLAFTLLDDYLHVVDTALWLAGVNEACSALCSGVLRCNAEGQLIYAEHHFSSAYGMVTTAMHRQAGSARESVQLTGSGGCYQVDNLREWREEREGSVVMRPEPAWQTMLAQRGFVGAVHHFIDAVIGQQPPLTSGEQALQAQRVIEALQQK from the coding sequence ATGAAAACCCTGAATGTCGGTGTCGTCGGGCTTGGCGACATCGCCCGCAAGGCGTACCTGCCGGTGTTATCACAGGCTGAACGCTGGCAGTTGGCCGGTGCCTGGTCGCCCAATCAGATCAACGCACAAGCGGTATGCCAGGCATACCGCATTCCCTGTTTCTCCTCTTTAATGTCGCTTGCGGCACAGTGCGATGCGCTGTTTGTTCACAGCAGCACCGCCAGTCACTACGAGGTGGTGAAGACGCTGCTGTTGGCAGGTAAACACGTCTATGTGGATAAACCGCTGGCGCAGACGCTCTCCCAGGCGGAAGAACTGGTGCAACTTGCCGGCAGGCAAGGCCTGCAACTGATGGTGGGCTTCAATCGCCGTTTTGCACCGCTCTATCAGCAGCTCAAAGCCGCTTGCCCACAGCCTGCCAGCGTGAGGATGGATAAACACCGCATTGATCAGGTCGGGCCCCATCCACTGGCTTTCACGTTATTAGATGACTACCTGCATGTCGTCGATACGGCGTTGTGGTTGGCCGGGGTGAACGAGGCGTGCTCGGCGTTATGCTCAGGTGTGCTCCGCTGCAATGCCGAGGGGCAGCTTATCTATGCGGAACATCACTTCAGCAGCGCTTACGGTATGGTAACGACGGCGATGCATCGTCAGGCTGGCAGTGCGCGTGAAAGTGTGCAACTGACTGGCTCTGGCGGTTGTTATCAGGTGGATAATTTGCGTGAATGGCGCGAAGAGCGTGAGGGCTCGGTGGTTATGCGCCCGGAACCAGCCTGGCAGACAATGCTGGCACAGCGAGGATTTGTCGGCGCGGTGCACCATTTTATTGATGCCGTTATCGGGCAACAGCCGCCGTTGACTAGCGGTGAACAGGCATTACAGGCGCAACGCGTGATTGAGGCGCTACAGCAGAAATGA
- the argS gene encoding arginine--tRNA ligase, translated as MNIQALLSEKVHQAMVAAGAPADCEPMVRQSAKAQFGDYQANGIMAVAKKLAIPPRQLAEQVMQMLQLDGIAAKTEIAGPGFINIFLDSQWLSQQLELALTAPKLGVSPVVPQTIVVDYSAPNVAKEMHVGNLRSTIIGDASVRTLEFLGHHVIRANHVGDWGTQFGMLIAQLEDMQNSHASDMELSDLEAFYREAKKHYDEDAVFAERARGYVVKLQSGDEYCRTLWRQLVDITMRQNQNSYDRLNVSLTPDDVMGESLYNAMLPTIVADLKAKGMAVESEGATVVYLDEFKNKEGEAMGVIIQKKDGGYLYTTTDIACAKYRYETLRADRVLYYIDSRQHQHLMQAWSIVRKAGYVPDSVSLEHHMFGMMLGKDGKPFKTRAGGTVKLSELLDEAYERALTLIAGKNPQMPRDELEQLASVVSIGAVKYADLSKNRTTDYVFDWDNMLAFEGNTAPYMQYAYTRVASIFKRAGVDEASLTQPIILASEHEQALATRLLQFEEVVTTVGREGTPHVMCAYLYDLAGLFSGFYENCPILNADSENARQSRLKLALLTAKTLKTGLDTLGIQTVEKM; from the coding sequence GTGAATATTCAGGCTCTTCTTTCAGAAAAAGTCCATCAGGCAATGGTTGCGGCGGGCGCGCCCGCTGATTGTGAACCCATGGTTCGCCAGTCGGCAAAAGCGCAATTTGGTGATTATCAGGCTAATGGCATTATGGCCGTGGCGAAAAAACTGGCGATACCGCCACGACAACTCGCCGAACAAGTGATGCAAATGTTGCAACTTGATGGTATTGCCGCCAAAACAGAGATTGCCGGTCCCGGTTTTATCAATATTTTCCTTGATTCACAGTGGCTATCCCAGCAGTTAGAACTGGCCTTAACCGCGCCGAAACTCGGTGTGAGCCCTGTTGTGCCGCAAACCATCGTCGTTGATTACTCTGCGCCTAACGTGGCGAAAGAGATGCACGTTGGCAACCTGCGCTCAACCATTATCGGCGATGCCTCAGTACGTACGCTCGAATTTCTCGGTCATCATGTTATCCGCGCTAACCACGTCGGGGACTGGGGCACGCAGTTTGGCATGTTAATTGCCCAGCTCGAAGATATGCAAAACAGCCACGCCAGCGACATGGAACTGTCTGACCTTGAAGCCTTCTACCGTGAAGCGAAGAAGCATTATGATGAAGATGCCGTCTTTGCCGAGCGCGCGCGGGGATATGTGGTCAAGTTGCAAAGCGGCGACGAGTATTGCCGGACGCTGTGGCGTCAGTTGGTAGACATCACCATGCGCCAAAACCAGAACAGTTACGATCGCCTCAACGTCTCGCTAACACCGGATGATGTGATGGGCGAAAGCCTCTATAACGCCATGCTGCCGACGATCGTCGCCGACCTGAAAGCAAAAGGAATGGCGGTAGAAAGCGAAGGGGCAACCGTTGTGTATCTGGACGAGTTCAAAAACAAGGAAGGCGAAGCGATGGGCGTCATCATCCAGAAAAAGGATGGCGGCTACCTTTACACCACCACAGATATCGCCTGCGCCAAATATCGCTATGAGACGCTGAGGGCCGACCGGGTTCTCTATTACATCGATTCGCGCCAGCACCAGCACCTGATGCAAGCCTGGAGTATTGTGCGTAAAGCAGGCTACGTACCTGATTCGGTGAGCCTGGAGCACCATATGTTCGGTATGATGCTGGGTAAAGACGGCAAGCCGTTCAAAACCCGTGCGGGCGGCACCGTGAAACTCTCAGAACTGCTGGACGAAGCCTATGAGCGCGCCCTGACGCTCATCGCCGGTAAAAATCCGCAAATGCCGCGCGACGAACTGGAACAGTTGGCGAGTGTGGTTTCAATTGGCGCTGTCAAATACGCTGATTTGTCGAAAAACCGCACCACCGATTATGTTTTCGACTGGGACAACATGCTGGCTTTCGAAGGGAATACCGCGCCTTATATGCAGTATGCCTACACCCGTGTGGCCTCTATTTTCAAACGTGCCGGGGTCGATGAAGCCAGCCTGACGCAGCCGATTATTCTGGCAAGTGAACACGAACAGGCTCTGGCAACCCGTTTGCTGCAATTTGAAGAAGTGGTGACGACGGTTGGGCGCGAGGGGACACCGCATGTGATGTGCGCTTATCTGTACGACCTGGCGGGCCTGTTCTCAGGCTTCTACGAAAACTGCCCTATTCTTAACGCAGATAGCGAGAATGCACGGCAAAGCCGCCTGAAGCTTGCGCTGTTGACGGCAAAAACCCTGAAAACCGGCCTCGACACGCTCGGTATTCAAACCGTCGAGAAAATGTAG
- a CDS encoding phosphatase — translation MYPVDLHMHTVASTHAYSTLHDYVAQAKARQIKLIAITDHGPDMADAPHYWHFINMRVWPRVVEGVGILRGIEANIKNLAGDIDCTGPMLDGLDLVIAGFHEPVFAPKDRDSHTEAMIAAMAQGAVHIISHPGNPKFPIDIQAVAQAAAKYHVALELNNSSFAHSRKGSEANCRAVAQAVREAGGYLALGSDSHVAWSLGEFPHCERILQDVDFPQDRVLNVSPRRVLDFLVQRGKPAIAELANW, via the coding sequence ATGTATCCCGTTGATTTACACATGCACACGGTAGCCAGCACGCATGCCTATAGCACCTTGCATGATTATGTGGCGCAAGCGAAAGCCCGCCAGATTAAATTGATTGCAATTACCGATCATGGCCCGGATATGGCTGATGCCCCGCACTACTGGCATTTCATCAATATGCGGGTTTGGCCTCGGGTGGTGGAGGGCGTCGGTATTTTGCGTGGTATTGAGGCTAATATCAAAAATCTGGCTGGCGATATTGATTGCACGGGCCCGATGTTGGATGGGTTGGATCTCGTGATTGCCGGTTTCCATGAGCCCGTTTTTGCCCCCAAAGACAGAGACAGCCATACCGAAGCGATGATTGCGGCGATGGCGCAGGGGGCTGTACATATTATTAGCCATCCGGGTAATCCCAAATTTCCTATCGATATTCAGGCTGTGGCACAGGCAGCGGCTAAATACCATGTTGCGCTGGAATTGAATAATTCTTCTTTTGCTCATTCTCGTAAAGGCAGTGAGGCGAATTGCCGGGCGGTAGCGCAGGCGGTGCGTGAGGCGGGCGGCTATTTGGCGTTAGGCTCCGACTCGCATGTTGCCTGGTCGCTAGGGGAGTTTCCTCATTGCGAGCGTATTTTGCAGGATGTTGATTTTCCGCAGGATCGCGTGTTGAATGTCAGCCCGCGCCGGGTGCTGGATTTTTTGGTTCAGCGTGGTAAACCCGCGATTGCGGAGTTGGCGAATTGGTGA